TCatcaaacttattttattttgttctaTTTTATTTGTGTACGTATACTAATCTTAAAATTAAAGTTGTACAAAAATACTAACTTACTTACGTACTTGACTATTTCTACTAGCTCCTTATGTATGTGTTATATTGGAATCTAATCATTGATTTTTAACTTTACAatttctctccctctctttttgTTTTACTTTCGTTGAAATTTGACATTTTGATTGTCTACAAACCTAAAAGTTTTTTTCTTCTGAATTTTGTACTTAATGTTTGAATAATAATACTTCAGTAACAATCTCATTTTTTATTCGGTACGGTCGGTATGTATATTAAGAGTCAAGACAATAGTGTCGTAGTCAAATGTTAAGATTTTTATTAAGTGAATGGTTAGGTACAAGTCATTCTCATATGTACTTGTCAGTTTAagtcaataattttttttttctagaccTAATTAGTTAAAAATCTTATCCACCACTTGAGTTGTGTATGCCATGCATTAGTATTAAATGCTCTCTttatctttcattttctttttgttttaattatgtTTCATTGTCTTTTAGTTAATTATTGGAATTTTATCCTACATGCATGCACCCTGtaaattaaaaactatttaCCTTTGTCAATGACATTTTTCACAAGCCTGTAGATGTTAATgggttaagttttttttttttttttttttttttttttttttttttttttttttttttttttttttttatatcttgtaaatTTATTTCGactattttcaaaagtttattTCAATTAAAGTTTTTGCTAACTAATTATCTAAtcatacaaaaattaattttcaaaatattactaaTTAATTGTGTAACATGGgttagaaaaatgaaaatttcaaacCATTATTAGAGTGATATAATATTGGAGAATGTCTTAATCtgatatgaaaagaaaaaacactaGGTAAGAATCGcatagtttattttaaaatgtcatTAACTTTGAAGATTAAATCATGTGTTTAATGTGTGATcattgtattaaaaaataaaaacaacttcttaaattttaaaaatgtctacTAGAtccataaattttttatttggtcCAATTATAAGGTGATTCCAAACATTTTCAGTttcttatataaaaatatttacgaAATTTTAAATGTGTTCAATAGGTCAAAGAACTACTAAATATAGGacgtttttcaaaatattttagatAAAAAATAAGAGTTTAGGACATCTGTCcgaaatcttttaaaattgagaAATTTTTCAAACGAATTAATTAACCTAAAAGTTTGAtgcctaaatttataattgattattttatttcgGCCTGATCCTGATTGTAGGTAAGCAAATAACCCATTATTCTTCCTAGGAAGGAGACAACAAGTtgcattatttaaatataaaacgTATTAAttcaacatatatataattttgaagttttaaaTTAGATTAGGGttcttaattaatattaaagttaaattaataaactaacCATTTAATCTTGGCAGTGTCAAGATAATCAACTTTGCAAGTCAAACAATTACCACAtggtttaaattattaattccactttttcttatttaaataaaaaaagaaagaaagaaagaaagagatcaCTTAAATACAAggctattttcaaaaatagcatTTCATTTGGCTAATAGATATAGATTTATGATGTAgtgtgtaatttttttaaaaaaataaataattatgaaaaaaatgttttctatACAAATGTCATAACAAATGAATTTTACAAAACAAATCACAAACTTAATTTGTAAAGAGTAGTTTTACTTCTATAATCCACATCATTACCAAAAACTCTTAGAAATGTcacaatttataaataatttaattggttaagaGATTATATTATTTACTTAAAGGTTAAAAATTCGAATTTCAACACCGTTCCATAAAAAAAGTGATTtgaattcttttaaaaataaaaaatgtaaaaccaTGAAAGAaatgattgttttcaaatatagaaaaacgaaccaaaatatttacaaatgatAACAAGGTATCGCACTCTATCTAAGACAGATCGCGATAGACACTCTATCTACAATAGACTGCGATAGACTAGACATAGATAATAATCTATTGCggtctatcgcggtctatcagagataaactatgatattttactattatttgtaaatattttaagtagttttgtcatttaaaataatttttctaaaaagaaacaaaaatcaataatatatatattatttaacaaTCAAGTATTTACATCATAAATAACAATatcgaataaaaaaaatactaattgaATCCcttaaaaaatgatgaaatttgTTTACAATAGATAATaatatagataaaatattaatcgaataaaaaaattactaattGAATCCCTTAAAAAAAGTATGAAATTTGTTTACAATAGATAAGAATATAGATAAAATGTTTCATCTCCACCCAAatattttatgtaaaaaaaatctATCCCTAATGTTTCATAGGTGTTATGAGAGTGAATCACGTGTCTTGATTTGCCTCActtctttaatatttaattttttcaagCAAATTTTTATACTCAATACTCCAAAAAGGGATTCCATTTCcaactcaaaattaaatatttaattaggtAATTACCAACACACCCACACCCTCACAAAGATAAAACCGGGCACAACTGTGATTACATGAAAATATCGAGGCAGTTCTGcgaaaatagtaaaataaaaattcttccataattcaaaattctccacatatttcattttattccgcTATAAATAAGTTGCAACGCAATCCCCGTGTAAACCATCCACCAAACTTCTCATACCAATCcacataccaaaaaaaaaaaaaaaaaaaacaaagaaacgaaaaaaaaaaccttcaccGCCGGTGACAATGGCCGCCGTGAATCTCCGACCCGACGGTGACAATTCACTACTCAtttcccatctatacaaccctGAAATTTACACCCAAATGTTACCCCAACaaggtaattaattaattaattattatttattttttaaaaaaaaaaaatcatctctATACGGCTGGTGACAATGGCCGccgtaaatttttttaaatcaattaccTCAAAAATTCATTACtggttatttaaatttttaaattttcgttTTCAAGATACGGCAGAGGGAAATAAGCCGACGAAGCGGCGGCGGGAGGAGGAGCAAAGCGAAGAGGGCGGGGGGGCTGGGGCGGCGGGTTGAAGAAGAGGAAGCTTGAGTTCAGAGCAAGTGAAGCTGTTGGAGATGATTTTGGAGTGAACACAAATTGGAATCGGAGAGGAAAGATCGATTGGCTTCGGAATTGGGACTTGATCCACGGCAAGTCGCGGTTTGGTTTCAGAACCGCCGTGCACGGTGGAAGGAATAAGAAGATGGAAGAGGAATATTCCACTCTTAAAAAAGCTCATGATTCTTTGTTCTTCTAACAAAAATCCCATCTTGAATCTGAGGTTAGTTATTGTAATTTTCAAGTacttttaatttccattttcatttttggtatgtttttttttttttttttctttttttgaattattcatcaaacttttttctttttcaaattacgTACGGTCTTGAGAGTTATTGTTTGACCTTATCGTTAAATTTTTAGTACTAAAAATTAAACTAGCTTTTGATTTGCTTATCTAGTAAGAAATGAACAAAATATGgtaataaaataacaatgtttttgtgtgttttttcccccttttgaAAGGAATAAAAAGAAGAACGTGCATGAGCTCTTGGCTCGAAGAATATGATGCCACCTTATATGGTTTGGAATTcgtgaaataataataataataataataataataataataataataatcaattcCTTccctaaaaaaattgttttttttttcattgacgTACTGTTTACTGCCATCTGAGGCAACTACAAATGGGATAACAACCTTCCCCTGTCTCTATTTTAGAGAATGTTTCCGTACACCGACTTGCTAAAAAAAATATCCGGTAATACCTATTTTTGTGTACTCTACTTCAATATCTAATTAAAGTTAacttttcttgttttgaaaaaaaatattttttatatatttttattttatgatcgAAGAAGGGTTGGACTTAAGTATTTTGGCTGCATTTCATCTTTTTGCAATCCACCCAATTTTGATTTGCAATCCACCCAATATGTACTCTAGTTAGTAATAATACATAAGGGATCAAGTCTCGGaatattttaacatatagtagTTGGAAAGTAACAAGATTGGTGGGTAAAGAAACTCTcacatgaataaataaataagaaaaataaaataaagcgaTACACAGCTGAGAACACGACAACGTGGAAGgagaaaaaaattcacaaaCCAACAAAAAATTTGCCATgtgaaaaatgattaaaatcacCCAAACATCTTTCCCCAACTCCAATTATCAAAGTACTCTCCCAAAAGCATTATAACACTCACACAATTGAGTTAGTATACCGAACTTAAaatacttcaaattgaaatcatttgaAACCAAAGATAGATGGTTTTCTAGTACACGCAGAGTACGTTACTTTTTTTAACGTTGTTGTTATGATAATTTGCCAAAACTCGAAAATAAAcattaattagtttatttgtttggttGAATAATTAGATGGTGAAGCTGAAAGAGCAATTGGCAGAAGCAaagaatgaaattaaaaaattagtagAAGGAAGCGAGAGAATATCAAGCAATAATAGTCCAAGCTCTTCGGTGACAATGGAAGCAATGGAGGAAGCAGTGCCTTTGGGAGAGCTATTTTTGGAAGAATATGAAGATGTATTCTATTGCATGCAAgaacacaattacaatcaaggaATGGACTGGCTTAATCTTAATTATATGTAGAttaatttagatatttattatgTAATTCACTAATTAATTACTCTTTAGTTTTGTGGATATAGTCATAGAATATTAGATCATCTAATGTAcatctctctccctctctttccTTCTCTCTAACTAGTGTTATTTTTCAGAACTTGGAATTAATTAAGGATATAATTAATTGTCTAATTATCTCTCTCTTcgtcaccatttttttttaaataaccttttcttttctcattCTCATTTAACTATGCTTTCGTTTGCGATTGGCTGCCTAAAAATTTGCTAACTTCTTtacttttttaataatattatttcaaattaatataatatattaggtctattttcaaattctaatttattattcctttataacaattattttttctaaaaaacagtattatcaaataatttttactaaataaaattagttaatattTCAATCCCatacaattttaaattaataaatctaatttgattcatataactaaattataccgatttagtattaatttaccaaacattgtaactatttttttaaaaaaaaattaaaattaaaatttaccaaacactatTGTACTTCATTtcgcatatatttttttttttttcataaaacacAACTGtaagtaattattttaaaagctacaaaAATTTCGAAAAATTCCAAACGGAACTATCCACGTTGTGGAAGTACTTTTGTTTATTTCTTAATGAATAgccaaaatataaacaataaaaatttatcTTAAGGTTATAAAACCCTATTTGAttaatcatttgttttttttttttttaatttctttttctcttccaaaCATTAAAAATAGGTTAAACTACAAGTTAAGTCTTTCAACTTGTAGATGGTACATGAAAATTTAAGGTCCCtaagtaaataaaaattaattaatctattagatatagatttaaattttaCCTCTAATGAAAtactaaacttttaattttctttctttaaaattcatggattcttttttaaatattgaataggTAAATGATCCATTAATTACAATCGAAATTTCGTATATAAGTTGGAAGACATAATTGGATAGATAGTTGAAAAGTTATTACACTTTtggaagttaaaaaaaaatggatacgTTTCacttaaaaatacattttattagatttgaataaattatttctaaaaatgaagtGAAGAAACATTCAATGGTAAAAATTTGGGAACTTGGGAAGAGAATCGAGAGATGTCCACATCAAAATGCAATTGGGCTTTGGGCCTGTCATGAATTTTGAGCTCGGTCTGCCTACTGTTGATGGGCTTCAACATTGGTCCATTAGTTGTACGATAATTTTAACAGAAATAtggaaataaaaatattgtaagagtaattaaaaaaagaaaaagaaaaaaacccatTTCCGttacaaaaaacaaaactcaatCAAATTAATCGAGAATGTTTGTATATTCATTATTCTAATCTATCCTGATCCAATAGAGCATAAATCCATAACAAATGAATGGATGATGAATAAGATAAAGTGCACCTCACAATAATATTGTCAATGCTAAAATCAGCAAAAATTACGACAATGTCAAAATAACCATATCGTTTCTGAAAATCCCATTAAtgagaaaaatgataaatgctatctcaatttttctttatttattcttCTAACGAAGTCGTATCATTGTTTGGAAGGAAAGATTCGAACCTTTAATCTCTTAATCAAAAGTTCATATTTTATGCTAATTAAGTTATTCTCGGATCGACCATATTTCTTGTTTCTGACTATAAATTGAGTCAGATTTTGATCACAGTGATCTgactataatatatatgtagcaATCAAATAACAAACTTAGTCTCTgatttttatgatttattttaatcctatatatgtttttataaagcctataaacttaaaagaaatttgtatATAATTAATGACTCTATTTAAAGATACAcgtgtttgattttttaaagtcgtttcttataaattttttgtGTGGACTTTGTTATATATCTCAACGTGCTTATGCCATAGGACAGTTGGAATCAACATGGTAAACATTGAACGGTTTAACTAATATTTCAACAAGTATCTAATTTAtatgatgatttttttaatcattgttATAAAAGTATATTGATGATGCAAATGCAACTTCGAAAATTCTAtcatttgattattattattattataaggaGCGTTTCTCATACTTATTTTACATGattatatacaaattttaagAATGTATTTAGTAAGTGATTGGaaacataattttgaatgaaaagtaTTTCATGTTTTAAGTGTTTTTTAATATACGTTTAATAATGAGTTttaaacaataacaaaaatgGTTATAGTTTACTAATTAATTATCTTTGTTAAGATGTTAACTAAACCAAAGCTCCTAAATTTGTAGACTTTAAATTATTATGCAtctaaaacatctaaatgtgagACTTTCATATACTTCTCAAATATTGATCatgatttttacaaattttataataaatttatacgCAAAATGAAAAGgtctaaattttattagataaatttgatTTCGTGTCTAATGAATTGGTGAattgaataaaacaaaaagtCAAACAAGTAAAAgacatattagacacaaaaCTAGAGtacataaatttattagcaTTTTAAAACTTCGATAACCTAAAGAAATTTACAAAGATGTTTAGTCTAAGGAGTTGGAGGGAGTAAAATTGTGAACTCCATTTCTCGTCTAGTCCAAAAAGTTCATAAACTCCATGACTAGAATAAATGAATAGAAGTGAGAGTATAACTGCACATGATCTTTGatcataaattatataaatgaaaaatatttagatgCAATAATAGTGAAAAATTGACTCatgactatttttttaaaaaataatgattaagaaaatatatatttttggtgGATATAGAAAAGGAGAATATAGTAGTTAGATGCGCGTAAACTTTACTAAGCATTGCTCAACATAAATATATTGTCACGTTTATATTTACGATCAATAAAATGATTTTGAGGCATACGCAACGAACGAACGACCAGTCGTGTCTCCCATTCTCCGATTACGTGGGGCCCACCGTACGGACTTCCCCCAAGAAAACGTCCAAAAATTTCCCGAATATTTCCGTATTACCATAGCCATACTCCTCTACGTCTCTCCCTTTTCCATACCACGTGAATCCACCAATCAACATCGTAGTTTTGAATCACTGGACACGTGGCTACATCAGAACGATTCAATGAATGCAGCGCCGTCGCAAGCGTAAtcacaagcaaacaaaagcaaccaaaatttttaaatcatttgactAATTCCAAAAAATTTATTGGTTTCTTTCACTAGAATGTACGTCTCAGATTTTCGggttttcgtttttttttttttttttccctctctcttGGCTTTTGCCTCCTCCTCACTTTTTAAAATCGTTTCCAAATGAATTACTTTCGATTAAGGCCTGATTAATTCTTATTATTATGggtttcttaatctcttcattttATTTCTACTTTTCGTGTTTcatgttttttatttcttattacCCTTCATTTCCAATGGAATAGACTCTCAGAGAAGACTGAAACTTAGTGGGGCTGCTCCAACAATGGCGGACCATTCCGATGAACAACACTCCTTCAGAACAATTACCACTGCTTTCATTCCTTTCATTGGGGACGATGATTCTGATGATTTGGGTTCCGAGTTCGTCTTCAACATCGAACCCACTTTGCTCATTGATCctcattgtttgaagattggtGAAGTTATCGGGGAAGGTTCATGCTCCATTGTTTATGAAGGACTGTAGGTTTCTTTATCTCCCTTTTCCTCACTTGggtctttctttttcattcttgGGTTTCTCGTGCCATTTGATTTCGCTCTTGGTTTACCATTGTGTGTTTTGATTTGATCTTGGTGTGATTTATGCGTTGGGAAATTTTTTATTGTGTTTTTAATTATTGGGTCTGCAAGAAAGAACAAGATACGTCTAATGCTTGTTGCCATGGATGAATTCAGCGGTTGATTGTTAAATGAAATGTGTTGTATCTGTTTATTCTGTATTTAAGTATTCAAAATGTTGTGGTTTTGTTTTATTCATAATGCAATGCAGTAGGCCAATGCAATTTAGATAAGATAAAGTTTTTGATATTGTATAGGTATGATTATCAGCCTGttgctgtgaagattatacagcCAATTAGAACATCAGCTATCAGTCCTGAAAAGAAGGAGAGATTTCAGAGGGAGGTTATGTTGTTATCAAGAGTGAATCATGAGAACGTTATTCAGGTAATTCTTTTTGCTAAAACTCAGAGAATTCACTGTAGCTTCTCACTATTGTTAGTTATAAAGATTCTAGATAGCTGTAACAGCTTGTAATGCATCTCTGTCTTGTGGTCTTTTATGTTGTAAATTGAATGTCATGTATGTATTGCTTTTGGGGAAATGaaaagagagtgaaaaaaaaaaaatagtatgttTATGAATTTTTCACATATGTATCCTGTCTCTCTTTCTTGGTCAATCTCAATGCTTCCTTGATGAGCGTGCACTTCTTgcttaaatataacattttatctCATAGATTAGAGTTAAATTACTTAAGAAAAGCTTAAACAAAAGGCTTTTTTATACTTTTACGTATCTTctatttatgaattttgtcaCTGTTAAAGCTGATTAACCTCCTTTAAGAAAATGCTAGTCATCGATACAAAGAATTTTTGTTCACCCctttttcatataaatatagtTCCACCTATCATTGTAAACACAAACTCATTATCTAGCTTGAGTATGCATATAGAAGTTGTAGTTCTTGTCTTTTTCTGATTATGATGATAGGCAAGCGCTCAAACCATAATGCTCATCCATGCCTAGAGTTGCTGATATCATATTCTACTTAAAACAGTTCATTGGCGCTTCCGTAGAGCCAACATTGATGATAATTACTGAGCTTATGAGAGGTGGAACACTCCAGAAGTATTTGTGGAGCATCCGGCCAGAGACCCCAGATTTGAAGCTTTCCTTAAGTTTTGCTCTAGATCTATCACGAGTAATGGCA
The nucleotide sequence above comes from Benincasa hispida cultivar B227 chromosome 3, ASM972705v1, whole genome shotgun sequence. Encoded proteins:
- the LOC120074171 gene encoding LOW QUALITY PROTEIN: homeobox-leucine zipper protein ATHB-40 (The sequence of the model RefSeq protein was modified relative to this genomic sequence to represent the inferred CDS: inserted 2 bases in 1 codon; deleted 1 base in 1 codon; substituted 2 bases at 2 genomic stop codons): MAAVNLRPDGDNSLLISHLYNPEIYTQMLPQQDTAEGNKPTKRRREEEQSEEGGGAGAAGXRRGSLSSEQVKLLEMXFWSEHKLESERKDRLASELGLDPRQVAVWFQNRRARWKNKKMEEEYSTLKKAHDSLFFXQKSHLESEMVKLKEQLAEAKNEIKKLVEGSERISSNNSPSSSVTMEAMEEAVPLGELFLEEYEDVFYCMQEHNYNQGMDWLNLNYM